A window of the Microbacterium sp. AZCO genome harbors these coding sequences:
- a CDS encoding DUF1016 N-terminal domain-containing protein translates to MTENDPADYAETLDALERRVRESRFTLQRRANAELVALYWRIGRTILDLEETGEDKSGGVTRFAADLQHRFPSMRGFAPSDVQSMRVFAAEWPERSGIVQQPVGQLPWAYIVELLDTLDDQVLRDWYAGKTIEHTWSRADLVHHIATRLHERDEAAPSSFAAALSRVDSDLAREITEDPQTKDFLDMDAEALAGLRTAANADQA, encoded by the coding sequence GTGACAGAGAACGACCCCGCCGACTACGCCGAGACGCTCGATGCCCTCGAACGCCGCGTGCGCGAGTCGCGCTTCACGCTGCAGCGGCGAGCCAACGCCGAGCTCGTCGCGCTGTACTGGCGCATCGGCCGCACGATCCTCGACCTGGAGGAGACGGGCGAAGATAAGAGCGGCGGCGTCACTCGCTTCGCCGCGGATCTGCAGCACCGGTTCCCGTCGATGCGGGGCTTCGCGCCTTCCGACGTGCAGTCCATGCGGGTGTTCGCCGCCGAATGGCCCGAGCGGAGCGGAATCGTCCAGCAGCCTGTCGGACAGCTGCCGTGGGCCTACATCGTCGAGCTCCTCGACACGCTCGACGACCAGGTCCTTCGCGACTGGTACGCCGGGAAGACCATCGAGCACACCTGGAGCCGCGCCGACCTCGTGCACCACATCGCGACGAGGCTTCATGAGCGCGACGAGGCAGCGCCGAGCAGCTTCGCGGCGGCGCTCAGCAGAGTCGACTCCGACCTCGCCCGGGAGATCACCGAGGATCCCCAGACGAAGGACTTCCTCGACATGGATGCGGAAGCACTCGCCGGGCTCCGGACCGCGGCGAACGCGGACCAGGCGTGA
- a CDS encoding MaoC/PaaZ C-terminal domain-containing protein has translation MSETSRGATIAVGDVVAERTVHLTRESLVRYAGASGDFNPIHYRDDVAASVGLPGVLAHGMLTMGLAVETVVPWLGDAGRIVEYGVRFTRPVVVDPESGADVTVVAKVGAVDDETARIDLTVSHADTTVLGKAQVRVRLA, from the coding sequence GTGAGCGAGACCTCTCGAGGCGCGACCATCGCCGTGGGCGACGTCGTCGCCGAGCGCACCGTGCATCTGACCCGTGAGTCGCTCGTCCGCTATGCGGGCGCCTCGGGCGACTTCAACCCCATCCACTACCGCGACGACGTCGCCGCATCCGTCGGCCTGCCGGGCGTGCTCGCCCACGGCATGCTCACCATGGGGCTCGCGGTCGAGACCGTCGTGCCGTGGCTCGGCGATGCGGGCCGCATCGTCGAGTACGGCGTCCGCTTCACGCGTCCCGTCGTCGTCGACCCCGAGTCGGGCGCCGACGTCACGGTCGTCGCGAAGGTCGGCGCCGTCGACGACGAGACCGCCCGCATCGACCTGACGGTGTCGCACGCCGACACGACGGTGCTCGGCAAGGCGCAGGTCCGCGTCCGTCTCGCCTGA
- a CDS encoding MaoC family dehydratase N-terminal domain-containing protein, translating into MPVNPELVGRDFPPTSPYLVGREKVREFARAVFADDPQHTDPSAAQALGYADVVAPPTFAIVVTDATLQQLLAEPDSGIVLQNVLHAEQRFRWSRPIVAGDELTARLSVTGIRSMGAAAMVTSESEITDASGAHVVTATSVLLVGEGDQ; encoded by the coding sequence GTGCCAGTGAACCCCGAGCTCGTCGGGCGGGACTTCCCGCCGACGTCGCCCTACCTCGTCGGCCGTGAGAAGGTGCGCGAGTTCGCCCGCGCCGTCTTCGCGGACGACCCCCAGCACACCGACCCCTCAGCCGCGCAGGCGCTCGGCTACGCCGACGTCGTCGCACCGCCGACCTTCGCGATCGTCGTGACCGACGCGACGCTCCAGCAGCTGCTCGCCGAGCCCGACTCGGGCATCGTGCTGCAGAACGTGCTGCACGCCGAGCAGAGGTTCCGCTGGTCGCGCCCGATCGTGGCGGGCGACGAGCTCACCGCCAGGCTGTCGGTCACCGGCATCCGCAGCATGGGTGCGGCGGCGATGGTGACGAGCGAGTCCGAGATCACGGATGCCTCCGGAGCCCATGTCGTGACCGCGACGTCCGTGCTTCTCGTGGGGGAGGGCGACCAGTGA
- a CDS encoding LacI family DNA-binding transcriptional regulator: MTDNLADGRKRPSIYDVAALAGVSHMTVSRVLNGAPSIRPDTRERVQAAIEEIRYRPSGPARTLATRRTMRIGALVHSPSEYGPKSTVLSLERAARGAGYAIAAFSHSGAPGEVEEGISQLDEQGVDGLCVIGPPAESPATLGEVAERIPVVVVGSGGSDRLIHVDADQAGGAKLAVEHLLALGHRSILHLAGPLDGAVGAAREAAARRAVEDAGASLRTVLGDWSSASGFEVGADRARVGDATAIFAGNDEMALGVIHGLSTRGLEVPRDVSVVGFDDMPGSAHFMPPLTTVRQDFERIGEAVLGQILLALDDRPARSISLPTELIVRASTSRVAPPV; this comes from the coding sequence ATGACCGACAACCTCGCCGACGGGCGCAAGCGGCCGAGCATCTACGATGTGGCGGCGTTGGCCGGCGTGTCCCACATGACCGTCTCACGTGTGCTCAACGGAGCGCCGAGTATCCGGCCAGACACTCGCGAGCGGGTTCAAGCCGCGATCGAGGAGATCCGGTATCGCCCCAGCGGGCCGGCGCGCACACTCGCGACCAGGCGCACCATGCGCATCGGCGCTCTCGTCCATTCGCCCAGCGAGTACGGCCCCAAGAGCACGGTGCTCAGCCTGGAACGCGCCGCGCGGGGTGCCGGATATGCGATCGCCGCCTTCTCGCACTCCGGTGCACCGGGCGAGGTGGAGGAGGGCATCTCGCAGCTCGACGAGCAGGGCGTCGACGGCCTGTGTGTCATCGGACCCCCCGCCGAATCGCCCGCGACGCTGGGCGAGGTGGCGGAGCGGATACCCGTGGTCGTCGTGGGCAGCGGCGGTTCTGACCGCCTCATCCATGTCGACGCCGATCAAGCCGGGGGAGCGAAGCTCGCCGTCGAACACCTCCTCGCCCTCGGCCACCGCTCGATCCTCCATCTGGCCGGTCCGCTGGATGGTGCCGTCGGCGCTGCGCGCGAAGCGGCGGCGCGCCGGGCCGTCGAGGACGCGGGGGCGAGCCTGCGCACCGTGCTCGGCGACTGGTCGTCGGCCAGCGGCTTCGAGGTCGGCGCCGATCGCGCCCGCGTGGGTGACGCGACGGCGATCTTCGCCGGCAACGACGAGATGGCGCTCGGGGTCATCCACGGCCTGTCGACGCGCGGCCTCGAGGTTCCCCGGGACGTCAGCGTGGTCGGCTTCGACGACATGCCCGGCAGCGCGCACTTCATGCCTCCCCTCACCACCGTTCGCCAGGACTTCGAGCGGATCGGCGAAGCAGTACTCGGACAGATCCTCCTCGCCCTCGATGATCGGCCCGCGCGCTCGATCTCGCTGCCGACCGAGCTGATCGTCCGGGCCTCGACGTCTCGAGTCGCACCACCGGTCTGA
- a CDS encoding sulfite exporter TauE/SafE family protein, with translation MSDTPARVRRAPSFLVACIGIGLLAGLMSGLFGVGGGTVIVPLLVLLLKFDQRLAAGTSLAAIVPTAAVGVVSYAVHGSVAWIPALILAAGAVVGAQIGTWLLPKVSVTALRWGFVAFLAVVIVNLFIVIPSRDTEFPLTILTISGLVVLGVVTGVLSGLLGVGGGIVVVPALMLLFGTSDLVAKGTSLLMMIPTAISGTVGNLRRGNVDLTAAIAVGLAACTTTALGAWIATLLDPFVANVLFAIFLAFIAVQMAVRAVRGRRA, from the coding sequence GTGAGCGACACGCCCGCACGGGTCCGCCGCGCCCCGTCCTTCCTCGTCGCCTGCATCGGCATCGGACTGCTCGCCGGCCTCATGTCGGGCCTCTTCGGCGTGGGCGGCGGGACGGTCATCGTGCCGCTTCTCGTGCTCCTCCTGAAGTTCGACCAGCGGCTCGCGGCCGGCACGTCACTCGCGGCGATCGTCCCGACGGCCGCCGTCGGAGTGGTGTCCTACGCCGTGCACGGATCGGTCGCCTGGATTCCCGCGCTCATCCTCGCCGCCGGCGCCGTCGTCGGTGCGCAGATCGGTACGTGGCTCCTCCCGAAGGTCTCGGTCACGGCGCTCCGGTGGGGCTTCGTCGCGTTCCTCGCCGTCGTGATCGTGAACCTCTTCATCGTCATCCCCTCGCGCGACACGGAGTTCCCCCTCACGATCCTCACGATCTCGGGGCTCGTCGTCCTCGGCGTCGTGACGGGCGTCCTCTCCGGCCTCCTCGGCGTCGGCGGGGGCATCGTCGTGGTTCCCGCGCTCATGCTGCTGTTCGGCACGAGCGACCTCGTCGCGAAGGGCACGTCGCTGCTCATGATGATCCCGACGGCCATCTCGGGCACGGTCGGCAACCTCCGTCGCGGCAACGTCGACCTCACGGCCGCCATCGCGGTCGGGCTCGCGGCCTGTACCACGACGGCGCTCGGCGCCTGGATCGCGACCCTCCTCGACCCCTTCGTCGCCAACGTCCTGTTCGCGATCTTCCTCGCGTTCATCGCGGTGCAGATGGCGGTCCGCGCCGTCCGCGGGCGCCGGGCCTGA
- a CDS encoding endo-1,4-beta-xylanase — MRASRPLIAGVIALASVAVLPTAAFAAPAPPANPNASDHSAVIGENSLRALADEAGIKIGVAVNTDLLATNGKYRNIVNTQFSSVTPENVMKWETVEPTRGVYNWAPAEALIANAQANGQVVRGHTLVWHNQLPTWLTSGNFSPAELRSILEDHVKTVASHFAGRIQQWDVVNEIFADDGTFRQTIFSQAYAALGLSAEQYIGDVFRWAHEADPHALLFYNDYNLEFTGPKSNAAYAFVQKLLAAGVPIDGVGFQGHLDTQYGYPDLQNNLQRFADLGLQVALTEVDIRTFVTKKNNGTYTNTPADPAEGAQQVDWWAQTLEACLAVEACTSYTVWGVSDANSWIPGVFTGQGAGLLFDDHNNPKPQYDALREVLRNAA, encoded by the coding sequence ATGCGGGCATCTCGTCCCCTCATCGCCGGCGTCATCGCGCTGGCATCCGTCGCGGTCTTGCCGACCGCCGCCTTCGCCGCGCCGGCGCCGCCGGCGAACCCCAACGCATCCGACCATTCCGCCGTGATCGGCGAGAACTCGCTGCGTGCCCTGGCCGACGAAGCGGGCATCAAGATCGGAGTGGCCGTCAACACGGATCTGCTCGCGACCAACGGCAAGTACCGCAACATCGTCAACACCCAGTTCTCCAGCGTGACGCCGGAGAACGTCATGAAGTGGGAGACGGTCGAACCGACGCGAGGCGTGTACAACTGGGCGCCGGCAGAGGCGCTCATCGCGAATGCGCAGGCGAACGGCCAGGTCGTGCGCGGGCACACGCTGGTATGGCACAACCAGCTGCCCACCTGGCTCACGAGTGGGAATTTCAGCCCGGCGGAGCTGCGCTCGATCCTTGAGGACCACGTCAAGACCGTCGCGTCGCACTTCGCCGGTCGGATCCAGCAGTGGGACGTCGTCAACGAGATCTTCGCGGACGACGGCACTTTCCGGCAGACGATCTTCTCCCAGGCCTACGCGGCGCTGGGCCTGTCGGCTGAGCAGTACATCGGAGATGTCTTCCGCTGGGCGCACGAGGCGGACCCCCACGCTCTGCTGTTCTACAACGACTACAACCTGGAGTTCACGGGGCCGAAGAGCAACGCCGCGTACGCCTTCGTCCAGAAGCTTCTCGCAGCCGGCGTCCCGATCGACGGCGTGGGCTTCCAGGGGCACCTCGACACCCAGTACGGCTACCCCGACCTGCAGAACAACCTGCAGCGCTTCGCGGACCTCGGCCTGCAGGTGGCGTTGACGGAAGTGGACATCCGCACCTTCGTCACCAAGAAGAACAACGGCACGTACACGAACACCCCCGCCGATCCGGCCGAAGGCGCCCAGCAGGTCGACTGGTGGGCACAGACCCTCGAGGCCTGCCTCGCCGTCGAGGCGTGCACGTCATACACCGTGTGGGGCGTGTCGGACGCGAACTCGTGGATCCCCGGGGTCTTCACGGGCCAGGGCGCCGGCCTTCTCTTCGACGATCACAACAACCCCAAGCCGCAGTACGACGCGCTGCGCGAGGTGCTGCGGAACGCCGCCTGA
- a CDS encoding endo-1,4-beta-xylanase — translation MSPRSPDNRFEVVDLRVTGADGQPLAYEPITVEQESHAFGFGNIGFDFLGLLGGGAGEAGDPAAPVSGGADLGVARSILPSWLELFNTVTLPFYWRGYEPSPGVTDRQRLKATAQYFVDHGVTVKGHPLVWHTLAPQWLMPLDPDEVERVVRERITREVTDFAGLIDLWDAINEAVILPVFTAEENAITRLADVRGRVAMVRLAFETARAANPRARLVLNDFDLSPAYEALIEECLAAGIPIDAIGLQTHMHQGFRGEEYLSEKIERFARFGLPLQMTETTLVSGDIMPPHIEDLNDYVVDSWPSTDEGEARQAEEIVRHYRTVLAHTAVESLTYWGLTDAGAWLGAPSGLLRADGSPKPSFEALHRLIRGEWWHPARSLRTDADGNVRVRGFAGRYSARTSSGAGTFEVPRGGGPVQVVLSGPPV, via the coding sequence ATGTCGCCCCGTTCGCCTGACAACCGATTCGAGGTCGTCGATCTTCGGGTCACCGGAGCCGATGGCCAGCCCCTCGCGTACGAGCCGATCACCGTCGAGCAGGAGAGCCACGCCTTCGGCTTCGGCAATATCGGCTTCGATTTCCTTGGCCTCCTCGGGGGCGGGGCCGGCGAAGCCGGAGACCCCGCCGCGCCCGTCTCCGGCGGAGCAGATCTCGGCGTGGCCCGGTCGATCCTGCCCAGCTGGCTGGAGCTCTTCAACACCGTCACCCTGCCGTTCTACTGGCGCGGCTATGAGCCGTCTCCGGGCGTCACGGATCGGCAGCGGCTGAAGGCGACGGCCCAGTACTTCGTCGATCACGGTGTGACGGTGAAGGGCCACCCGCTCGTCTGGCACACGCTTGCCCCGCAGTGGCTGATGCCTCTCGATCCCGACGAGGTGGAGCGCGTCGTGCGGGAGCGGATCACCCGGGAGGTCACGGACTTCGCGGGGCTGATCGATCTGTGGGATGCGATCAACGAGGCGGTGATCCTCCCCGTCTTCACCGCCGAGGAGAATGCCATCACCCGCTTGGCCGACGTGCGCGGGCGCGTCGCGATGGTCAGACTGGCCTTCGAGACCGCACGGGCGGCGAATCCTCGGGCGCGCCTCGTGCTGAACGACTTCGACCTGTCGCCGGCGTACGAGGCCCTCATCGAGGAGTGTCTCGCCGCCGGCATCCCGATCGACGCGATCGGACTGCAGACCCACATGCATCAGGGATTCCGCGGTGAGGAGTACCTCTCGGAGAAGATCGAGCGCTTCGCGAGGTTCGGGCTTCCCCTCCAGATGACCGAGACGACGCTCGTGTCGGGCGACATCATGCCGCCGCACATCGAGGATCTCAACGATTACGTCGTCGACTCGTGGCCCAGCACCGACGAGGGCGAAGCGCGGCAGGCCGAAGAGATCGTCCGCCACTATCGCACCGTCCTCGCGCACACGGCGGTGGAATCGCTCACCTACTGGGGACTGACGGATGCCGGTGCATGGCTGGGCGCGCCCTCGGGTCTGCTGCGCGCCGACGGATCGCCGAAGCCGAGCTTCGAGGCTCTGCACCGCCTCATTCGCGGCGAGTGGTGGCATCCCGCTCGCAGTCTGCGCACCGATGCCGACGGCAACGTCCGCGTGCGCGGCTTCGCGGGGCGGTACTCGGCACGCACGTCATCCGGCGCGGGCACCTTCGAGGTTCCGCGGGGCGGCGGCCCAGTGCAGGTGGTCCTCTCCGGCCCGCCGGTGTGA
- a CDS encoding family 43 glycosylhydrolase: MKQSVVSRFVAGVSVLAVGLTGALVATQPAVAADPHLVAYYPLNETSGTVATDASGAGRNAAYVGGPTLTGGEGARLDGADDHVKLPNNLLAGLTSVTVSAEVLVRAAQGTPYFIYGFGNTDSAGVGNGYLYSTGNSYKTSIATGNWTTEQTVNSGANLARDVWKTITYTLDDASDTARVYLDGVQVGQQTGVTITPGAIGGGVTTANYLGRSVYTADKYLAGSLREVRIYDSALTATEVAALAPTDATKLQRDAASLSLGDLSAVTANLTLPTTAANGSSVSWASSSAAVISATGVVTRPAAGQPAASVTLTATLTKGSATQTKQFAATVLPQPGDQALAQADLDAISIPNAGDVRGNITLPSTGAKNGSAITWTASPAGVITTTAQGGKAAGVVTRGASDTVVTLTASVASQGVQRAIPVTVKAAPVGLDKNYTAGYLWTHFAAQGGYEKIFYGYSQDGLHWSKLNKNAPILQNLAGDLGVRDPHLVRSPEGDKYWIIGTDLHAEGGGAGGSGWDQLNASQNIVVWESTDLVHWGNQRIVFAGFDQAGCVWAPEAIYNEATGEYYVYWSARDKTDNGTNDWALRVYLTKTRDFTTFTKPEIWQSLNAKGDGLTGPNIIDTTIAKEGDTYYRFATSDWNTVVDTAKSLDGPWTTVIARGEAAAHGLRASMEGLTVYQLPSGKWSVMGDQSGYYAHTADTLSSLQFTQLSAGSGANQYSFDQPFRHGSVLRLSAAEQQTLLAAYGDQPVDPTDPEEPQEGPIAQYTFDDGTLNDSVGTANLTKSGTAAVATDAVKGKALKLDGSANGFAAFPTGFFDGRNTVTVSMDVKSEKTSGNFFTFALGADTDKYYFLRVRGGDVRSAITQTSWQNESAVTGTVTSGQWHHIDVVFENNKMTVYSDGIKLGANEALSAKIGDLGPNLAAYLGKSFYSADGYFQGWFDNVKVFNRALSATEVLSNAGVTDQLLDVSLQNADALKLAPIVDATAHSVVLPVKKGTDVSALAPTFSTVPGATVSPASGTTVNLTQPVTYTLTKPDGSTVAWKFEARVVNSPVLPGFYADPNIAVFGDTYYIYATTDGLPGWGGNQFFVWKSKNLVDWTRSEQPFLTLDGANGNVPWATGNAWAPTIIERGGKYYFYFSGHNPTYNRKTIGVAVADSPEGPFIAQPTAMILNNEAVTSGQAIDPAAFHDPVTDKWYLAWGNGSPVIAELNDDMVSIKAGTYQRITGLTDFREGIFLNYRQGVYHLTYSIDDTGSENYRIGYATATSINGPWTYRGVILQKDLSLGIKATGHSSIINVPGTDDWYIAYHRFGMPGGDGTHRETTIDKLEFGTDGLIKTVKPTLESVAPQTITLPPTGPVVQVTTLLRCVAGKVYLGTTVKNSDVIPVSLEVKTPYGTSTLAGLAPGKSTTVSSAAKVVSVAGGTMEVSATATRDGKPVSSVTNGSFGAYSCG; the protein is encoded by the coding sequence ATGAAGCAGAGTGTCGTCAGCCGGTTCGTCGCCGGCGTGTCGGTCCTCGCGGTAGGGCTCACGGGAGCCCTCGTCGCGACGCAGCCGGCCGTTGCGGCGGACCCGCACCTGGTCGCCTACTACCCCCTGAACGAGACCTCCGGCACGGTCGCGACGGATGCCTCCGGTGCCGGTCGCAACGCCGCCTACGTCGGCGGGCCGACGCTGACGGGAGGTGAGGGAGCGCGACTGGACGGGGCGGACGACCACGTCAAGCTGCCGAACAACCTGCTGGCCGGCCTGACGTCGGTCACGGTGAGCGCGGAGGTGCTGGTGCGCGCGGCGCAGGGCACGCCGTACTTCATCTACGGCTTCGGCAACACCGACAGCGCGGGGGTCGGCAACGGCTATCTCTACTCGACGGGCAACTCGTACAAGACCTCGATCGCGACCGGCAACTGGACGACCGAGCAGACGGTCAACAGCGGCGCGAATCTCGCGCGCGACGTGTGGAAGACGATCACCTACACGCTCGACGACGCGTCCGACACCGCCCGCGTGTACCTCGATGGCGTGCAGGTCGGCCAGCAGACCGGCGTGACGATCACGCCGGGTGCGATCGGCGGCGGCGTGACCACCGCCAACTACCTCGGACGCTCGGTGTACACCGCTGACAAGTACCTCGCCGGAAGTCTCCGCGAAGTGCGCATCTACGACTCCGCTCTCACGGCGACCGAGGTGGCCGCACTCGCGCCCACCGATGCGACGAAGCTGCAGCGGGATGCGGCATCCCTCTCCCTCGGCGACCTCAGCGCCGTGACCGCCAACCTCACCCTGCCGACGACGGCCGCGAACGGATCGAGCGTCTCCTGGGCCTCGAGCAGCGCGGCCGTCATCTCGGCGACCGGGGTCGTGACGCGTCCGGCGGCCGGCCAGCCGGCGGCGAGCGTGACCCTCACGGCCACCCTCACGAAGGGCAGCGCGACCCAGACCAAGCAGTTCGCGGCGACCGTGCTGCCGCAGCCGGGCGATCAGGCCCTCGCGCAGGCGGACCTCGACGCGATCAGCATCCCGAACGCGGGCGATGTCCGCGGCAACATCACGCTGCCGTCGACCGGCGCGAAGAACGGCAGCGCCATCACGTGGACGGCCAGCCCGGCCGGCGTCATCACGACGACCGCCCAGGGCGGCAAGGCCGCAGGCGTCGTGACGCGCGGGGCCAGCGACACGGTCGTGACCCTCACCGCATCCGTCGCGTCGCAGGGCGTGCAGCGGGCGATCCCCGTGACGGTGAAGGCCGCCCCGGTCGGACTCGATAAGAACTACACCGCCGGCTATCTGTGGACGCACTTCGCCGCTCAGGGCGGCTACGAGAAGATCTTCTACGGCTACAGCCAGGACGGTCTGCACTGGTCGAAGCTCAACAAGAACGCGCCCATCCTGCAGAACCTCGCCGGTGACCTGGGTGTGCGCGACCCGCACCTCGTCCGCTCGCCCGAGGGCGACAAGTACTGGATCATCGGGACCGACCTCCACGCCGAGGGCGGCGGGGCCGGCGGCTCCGGCTGGGACCAGCTCAACGCGAGCCAGAACATCGTCGTGTGGGAGTCCACCGACCTCGTGCACTGGGGCAACCAGCGCATCGTGTTCGCGGGCTTCGATCAGGCGGGCTGCGTGTGGGCGCCCGAGGCGATCTACAACGAGGCGACCGGCGAGTACTACGTCTACTGGTCGGCCCGTGACAAGACCGACAACGGCACGAACGACTGGGCTCTGCGCGTCTACCTGACCAAGACCCGCGACTTCACGACGTTCACGAAGCCCGAGATCTGGCAGTCGCTCAACGCCAAGGGCGACGGACTCACCGGGCCCAACATCATCGACACGACGATCGCGAAGGAAGGCGACACCTACTACCGCTTCGCGACGTCGGACTGGAACACCGTCGTCGACACGGCCAAGAGCCTCGACGGCCCGTGGACCACGGTCATCGCCCGCGGAGAGGCGGCCGCGCACGGCCTGCGCGCATCGATGGAGGGTCTCACGGTCTACCAGCTGCCCAGCGGTAAGTGGTCGGTCATGGGTGACCAGAGCGGCTACTACGCGCACACGGCGGACACACTGTCGAGCCTGCAGTTCACGCAGCTGAGCGCGGGGTCGGGTGCGAACCAGTACTCGTTCGACCAGCCCTTCCGCCATGGGTCCGTGCTGCGGCTCTCGGCGGCCGAGCAGCAGACCCTGCTCGCGGCGTACGGCGACCAGCCGGTCGACCCGACCGACCCGGAGGAGCCGCAGGAGGGTCCGATCGCGCAGTACACGTTCGACGATGGGACGCTGAACGACTCGGTCGGCACGGCGAACCTCACAAAGAGCGGCACGGCGGCGGTCGCGACCGACGCGGTGAAGGGCAAGGCGCTCAAGCTCGACGGCTCCGCGAACGGCTTCGCGGCCTTCCCGACCGGGTTCTTCGACGGCCGCAACACCGTCACGGTGTCGATGGACGTCAAGTCCGAGAAGACGAGCGGGAACTTCTTCACCTTCGCCCTCGGCGCCGACACGGACAAGTACTACTTCCTCCGGGTGCGCGGCGGTGACGTGCGGAGCGCGATCACGCAGACCTCGTGGCAGAACGAGTCAGCGGTGACCGGCACCGTGACCTCGGGTCAGTGGCACCACATCGATGTCGTCTTTGAGAACAACAAGATGACCGTGTACTCCGACGGCATCAAGCTCGGCGCCAATGAGGCGCTCAGTGCCAAGATCGGCGACCTCGGGCCGAACCTGGCGGCGTACCTCGGGAAGTCGTTCTACTCGGCGGACGGGTACTTCCAGGGCTGGTTCGACAACGTCAAGGTCTTCAACCGGGCGCTGTCGGCCACGGAGGTGCTCTCGAACGCGGGCGTCACGGACCAGCTGCTGGACGTCTCCCTTCAGAACGCGGATGCGCTCAAGCTCGCGCCCATCGTGGATGCGACCGCGCACTCGGTCGTGCTCCCCGTGAAGAAGGGGACGGATGTCTCGGCTCTGGCCCCGACGTTCTCCACGGTCCCCGGCGCCACCGTGTCGCCGGCATCCGGCACCACGGTTAACCTCACCCAGCCCGTGACGTACACGCTCACGAAGCCGGACGGGTCGACGGTGGCCTGGAAGTTCGAGGCGCGCGTCGTCAACAGCCCCGTGCTGCCCGGGTTCTACGCCGACCCGAACATCGCGGTCTTCGGCGACACGTACTACATCTACGCGACGACCGACGGCCTCCCGGGCTGGGGCGGCAACCAGTTCTTCGTGTGGAAGTCGAAGAACCTCGTCGACTGGACGCGTTCCGAGCAGCCGTTCCTGACGCTCGACGGCGCGAACGGCAACGTGCCGTGGGCGACCGGCAACGCGTGGGCACCCACGATCATCGAGCGCGGCGGGAAGTACTACTTCTACTTCTCGGGCCACAACCCGACGTACAACCGCAAGACGATCGGCGTCGCCGTGGCTGACAGCCCGGAGGGACCGTTCATCGCCCAGCCGACGGCGATGATCCTCAACAACGAGGCGGTCACGTCGGGACAGGCGATCGACCCCGCGGCGTTCCACGATCCGGTGACGGACAAGTGGTATCTCGCCTGGGGCAACGGCTCGCCGGTGATCGCGGAGCTGAACGACGACATGGTGTCGATCAAGGCGGGCACCTATCAGCGCATTACGGGACTCACGGACTTCCGTGAGGGCATCTTCCTCAACTACCGCCAGGGTGTCTACCACCTGACCTACTCGATCGACGACACCGGTTCGGAGAACTACCGCATCGGCTACGCGACCGCGACGAGCATCAACGGACCGTGGACCTACCGGGGAGTCATCCTGCAGAAGGATCTGTCGCTCGGCATCAAGGCCACGGGGCACAGCTCGATCATCAACGTGCCGGGGACCGACGACTGGTACATCGCGTACCACCGGTTCGGGATGCCGGGCGGCGACGGGACCCACCGCGAGACCACGATCGACAAGCTCGAGTTCGGGACCGACGGCCTTATCAAGACGGTGAAGCCGACGCTCGAGAGCGTGGCTCCGCAGACGATCACGCTCCCCCCAACGGGACCGGTCGTGCAGGTCACGACGCTCCTCCGCTGCGTCGCGGGCAAGGTCTACCTCGGGACGACCGTCAAGAACAGCGACGTCATCCCGGTGTCGCTCGAGGTCAAGACCCCGTACGGCACGTCGACGCTCGCGGGCCTGGCCCCCGGCAAGTCGACGACGGTGAGCTCCGCGGCGAAGGTCGTGAGCGTCGCCGGGGGCACGATGGAGGTGTCCGCCACGGCCACGCGGGACGGGAAGCCCGTCTCGTCCGTGACGAACGGCAGCTTCGGGGCCTACAGCTGCGGCTGA
- a CDS encoding pyridoxamine 5'-phosphate oxidase family protein produces MTAEGQQVGSEERAASRSPDRAGAVEHLTAAECWSLLEGCDLGRLAVVGGDGTPELFPVNYTAHEGSLFFRTARDSKLLHIAHHPSVAFEIDGETDGRYWSVVAKGAAERVTSDALIRDSGVQRLASLSPTVKHFVVRIGVHAITGRRFAAVRRHADPLQAFEGDAGASAGPEADARSRSQRPEPIPHRRPTADSAQSSGASRSEDRETPLGSGAPDQPQL; encoded by the coding sequence ATGACGGCGGAAGGGCAGCAGGTGGGGAGCGAAGAGCGGGCAGCATCCCGCTCCCCCGACCGCGCCGGCGCAGTCGAGCACCTGACGGCAGCGGAGTGCTGGTCGCTCCTCGAGGGCTGCGACCTTGGTCGGCTCGCGGTGGTCGGTGGGGATGGGACGCCCGAGCTGTTCCCGGTCAACTACACCGCACACGAGGGATCGCTCTTCTTCCGGACGGCCCGCGACAGCAAGCTCCTGCATATCGCGCACCATCCCAGCGTCGCCTTCGAGATCGATGGAGAGACCGACGGCCGCTACTGGAGCGTCGTGGCGAAGGGCGCCGCCGAGCGGGTGACGAGCGATGCGCTGATCCGCGACAGTGGCGTGCAGCGTCTCGCCTCGCTGAGCCCGACCGTCAAGCACTTCGTGGTCCGGATCGGTGTCCATGCCATCACGGGCCGTCGCTTCGCCGCCGTCCGGCGTCATGCCGATCCGCTGCAGGCCTTCGAAGGGGATGCCGGAGCCTCGGCCGGGCCGGAGGCGGATGCACGGTCGCGTTCGCAGCGGCCGGAGCCAATCCCGCACCGCCGGCCGACGGCGGACAGCGCACAATCGAGCGGGGCCTCACGATCCGAAGACCGTGAGACCCCGCTCGGATCAGGCGCGCCGGATCAGCCGCAGCTGTAG